The genomic region CGGTCCCCTGGTGGGCCCGGTCATCGCGGCACAGATGGGATACCTGCCCGGCACCATCTGGATCATCATCGGCGTCGTCCTCGCGGGCGCCGTTCAGGACTATCTCGTCCTGTTCTTCTCCATGCGCCGCGGCGGCCGCTCCCTGGGCCAGATGGCCCGCGAGGAACTCGGCGTGATCGGCGGCACCGCCGCCCTCATCGCGACGCTGCTCATCATGGTGATCATCGTCGCCATCCTCGCCCTGGTGGTCGTCAACGCCCTGGGCGAAAGCCCGTGGGGCGTCTTCTCGGTGGGCATGACCATCCCGATCGCCCTCTTCATGGGCGTGTACCTGCGCTACATCCGGCCGGGCAAGGTCATGGAGGTCTCCCTGATCGGCTTCGTGCTGCTCATGGCCGCCATCATCGGCGGCGGCGCAGTGGCAGGCACCGAGTGGGGTGCCGCGTTCTTCCACCTGGACAAGGTCACCATCGCCTGGGGCCTGATCGTCTACGGCTTCATCGCGGCCATCCTCCCCGTCTGGCTCCTCCTGGCCCCCCGCGACTACCTCTCCACCTTCATGAAAATCGGCGTGATCGTGATGCTGGCCCTGGCCATCATCGTGGTCCGCCCCGAGATCACGGTGCCGGCGTTCAGTGAGTACGCCAGCCGGGACAATGGCCCGGTCTTCTCCGGCGCCCTGTTCCCGTTCCTGTTCGTCACGATCGCTTGCGGCGCGCTGTCGGGCTTCCACGCCCTGATCGCCTCCGGCACCACACCCAAACTGATCGAAAAGGAGCGCCAGACGCGCCTGATCGGCTACGGCGGCATGCTAATGGAATCCTTCGTCGCCATCATGGCCCTCGTGGCCGCCATCTCCATTGACCGCGGCATCTACTTCGCCATGAACGCCCCCGTGGCGCTGACCGGCGGAACCGTCGAGACAGCGGCCGCGTGGGTCAACAGCCTGGGCCTGTCCGGCGTCAGCATCACGCCCGGCGACCTCGCGCAGACGGCCAAGGACGTGGGGGAGCAAAGCATCGTGTCCCGCTCCGGCGGCGCGCCCACCCTCGCCGTCGGCCTTGCGCACATCATGCAGCAGTTCATCGGCGGCACCGCGATGATGGCGTTCTGGTACCACTTCGCCATCATGTTCGAGGCCCTGTTCATCCTCACGGCCGTCGACGCCGGAACCCGCGTCGCCCGCTTCATGCTCCAGGACTCGATCGGCAACTTCGTCCCGAAGTTCAAGGAGCACTCCTGGCGCCCGGGCGCGTGGCTCTGCACCGCCATCATGGTAGCGGCCTGGGGCGCCGTCCTGATCATGGGCGTCACCGACCCGCTGGGCGGCATCAACACCCTGTTCCCGCTGTTCGGGATCGCCAACCAGCTCCTGGCGGCCATCGCCCTTTCGGTCTGTCTGGCCATCGCCGCGAAGCGCACCGCGTTGAAGTACCTGTGGATCGCGGCGGTGCCCCTGGCGTTCGCCGCCGTCGTGACCATCACGGCGAGCTTCTATAAGATCTTCTCGCCGGTTCCGGCCGTGGGCTACTTCGCCAATAACGCAGCCTTCGCCAAGGCCCTTGCGGACGGCAAGACGTCCTTCGGCACCGCCAAGACCCAGGCGGCCATGGAGGCCGTGGTCCGCAACACCATGATCCAGGGGTGGCTGTCGATCATCTTCGTGGTGCTGAGCATCATCGTCATCATCACTGCCGTGATTGCAACCATCAAGGCGCTGCGGAACACGGCCGCGGGGCTCCCCAGCGCCGGACACGAAGACCCGGCCCAGGCCTCCCGCGTTTTCGCCCCCGCCGGGTTCATTCCCACCGCCGCGGAGCGCGAGCTCGTGGCCGAGTGGAACAAACTCGCGGCCGGGCAGCGGCTCGAAAAGTCCGGACACCACTGATGCGGAGCCGGACATGAACGCGGTCCTGGCCGGGTTCCGCGGAGTTGCCGAGTACCTCGGCGGAGTCCTGGGCGCCGACGCGTACAAGAAGTACCTGGCGCATCACGAGGCCTCGGGCCACACCGGACCGCCCCTGACCGAGCGGGAGTTCTGGCGGGACCGAACCGACCGGCAGGACATCAGCCCCCAGGGGCGGTGCTGTTGAGCAGTGCTGTTGAACGGTGCTGTTGAACCGGCGTTGCTGAGCCGGTGCTGTTGAACCGGCGTTGCTGAGCCGGTGCTGTTGAACCGGTGTTGCTGAGCCTGTGCTGTTGAGGCGGCGATGGAAGGGCAGCCCGGACCAGCTGGGCGGCTGAAACGAGACACCGGCAGTACCGGGGGAGAGGCGCCGTCGGGCACATGCGTGTCCGACGGCGCCTCTCCGCTTCCGGCGGACGCCGGGTTCGCGTCGCCGGGCGCATGAGAGTATGAAGCCATGAGCGATCAGCACGACACTCAGCACGACACTCAGTCCGGAGCCCAAACTGCCGACAATGTGCCTGTCGAGGGCACCCCTGTGGACGACGCACCCGTCGAGGGCACCCCTGTGGACGACGCACTCGTCGAGGGCACCCCTGTGGACGACGCACTCGTCGAAGGCACCCCTGTGGAGGACACCCTGCCGCTGGCCG from Arthrobacter sp. NicSoilB8 harbors:
- a CDS encoding carbon starvation CstA family protein, with product MRGTAQLDDGIVPDPSLPPTSVDESVRDSADRTWTPGKIALWAAIALLGGIAWFMLAIIRGETVNAIWFVFASVCTYLIGYRFYSKVIERYLLKPDDRRATPAEYKADGKDYVRTDRNVLFGHHFAAIAGAGPLVGPVIAAQMGYLPGTIWIIIGVVLAGAVQDYLVLFFSMRRGGRSLGQMAREELGVIGGTAALIATLLIMVIIVAILALVVVNALGESPWGVFSVGMTIPIALFMGVYLRYIRPGKVMEVSLIGFVLLMAAIIGGGAVAGTEWGAAFFHLDKVTIAWGLIVYGFIAAILPVWLLLAPRDYLSTFMKIGVIVMLALAIIVVRPEITVPAFSEYASRDNGPVFSGALFPFLFVTIACGALSGFHALIASGTTPKLIEKERQTRLIGYGGMLMESFVAIMALVAAISIDRGIYFAMNAPVALTGGTVETAAAWVNSLGLSGVSITPGDLAQTAKDVGEQSIVSRSGGAPTLAVGLAHIMQQFIGGTAMMAFWYHFAIMFEALFILTAVDAGTRVARFMLQDSIGNFVPKFKEHSWRPGAWLCTAIMVAAWGAVLIMGVTDPLGGINTLFPLFGIANQLLAAIALSVCLAIAAKRTALKYLWIAAVPLAFAAVVTITASFYKIFSPVPAVGYFANNAAFAKALADGKTSFGTAKTQAAMEAVVRNTMIQGWLSIIFVVLSIIVIITAVIATIKALRNTAAGLPSAGHEDPAQASRVFAPAGFIPTAAERELVAEWNKLAAGQRLEKSGHH
- a CDS encoding YbdD/YjiX family protein; this translates as MNAVLAGFRGVAEYLGGVLGADAYKKYLAHHEASGHTGPPLTEREFWRDRTDRQDISPQGRCC